The Pochonia chlamydosporia 170 chromosome Unknown PCv3seq00008, whole genome shotgun sequence sequence ACTGAATGAGTTGGCAACGTCCATACCAGCCTGCTGGTAGAAGTAGGTAGAGTATCCCATAAACGTAGCTCCACACATTGTCTGAATCATCCAGGTTACGCAGACGATTTCCGTTCGGCGGCGGTTCACTTTCCCTCGGAAAAGGTCGATATAGGAGATACCTGCGGTCAGTtccttctccatctcatTGGTGTGAACCATCATTGAAATGGTTTCGTCTGGTTGGAAAGCAACGCCACTGTTGCGGGCTGTCAATCGTGCCAGAGACTTCTTTGCATCGTCGACGCGGCCACGACGAACAAGCCACCATGGAGACTCAGGGGCGAGCCAGATGCCAATAATCAGAGGGACGGGCCACATCCACTGCAGAGCAAATGGAATCTTGTAACCCCATTTGTCGTCTCGAGAGACCATTCCTCGTaggacaccagacgcaatgAACTGTCCCATCACCCAGCAGAGGTTGACGTATGTCGTGAGGTAGGCGCGGAGATGCGTTGGGCACACTTCGGCGGCGTAGGTCGTTGTAAGAGTTTGGAAGACTCCCCATGGAACGCCAATAAGCATCTGTCCAATGAGTAGCTGTGTGAGACTCTCTGCAAAGAAcacaatgaagatgaaagcAATGCATCCCATCAGAGCGCCAATGAGGGTTTTGCGGTAGCCAAATCTATCGGCAATGATACCGTTGACAAAGAGACCAAAGATTTGGCCGACAAGTGTGCCGTTGCTGAGGCCggcttgccaagctgccgTGAGTTGATAAGTACCATCCGGTTGTTCAACGCCAAACTTCCTCTGGAAAGGCGGGTATGCAAACAACGTGTTCAGCaacacaacatcaaatcCCTCCATAACAATGCAGGTGGATAAGAAGATGGACCACAAGCACGCCTTCTTGTATAGCTTAATAGACTTGAAAAGCCCCATGTTGTGCTctgcttcagcagcagccgctGCTTCGTGGACAAGCGAGATGTCCATATTTCCACGGTCAACGGAGATCCGGCGAGGCTGATCTCCGCCCTTgggtttgatgatggaaacCATCTTGCCAAATATATACCTGAATCCGCTTGCAGGTCAACAATATATAGATTGGCAAGCTCTTTGGACCCAAGGATGAGGCAAAACAATAATAGTGGCTTGTAAAGAAAAATGAGAAAGTAGTATTGATGTGGTGATGTCAGCCGAAAGCTTAGAAGCGCTAGAGGAGAGCGGCCATTGTCTGATGTATCATGAATCCATTATCGAAATCTGGTGAGACACCAGCTGGTCTTTATATTCCATCTTGCTTGAAGCGGAAAGAAGTCGAGTTGTAAATAAAGTCGAGCGGTTTTTCGCAGGCATATCCATCTGTCGTCGAGCCGAGACCCCAAGCAATACCCGGCTTCATCTTTGTTGGCCACTAGTGTGAAGCCACTTGTGGCCCCATACCACCCCAAGCACCCTTGGTCCAGACTAACTCCCAAGACTTGTGGCGGGCTAACCGATACTGCCCCAAGCTTTGCAGTCCAAATTTGATGGTCCGACtcatgttgttggcgtcCTGTTTACGGAGTGGTGGAAGACGACCAAACACAGCGTAGATGCGGGGATTCCGACTTCATCACTCTTGGCGGTCGAGATAGATGATGTCGTAGAATGAAGTCAATTGATGGTTTACAAGACTTCGATTAGCAGCCTCACACCACTTCGCCAGAGTTTCTCGTCGGGCCGGCTGGGTTTAATTGTATTGATTCGCCAACTTAATTCAATGATCTTGTTGGATGTAATGATTGCTCTTCTCAACCAGGATATGAAGCCGATCAGGTCCGGGGCGATTATACGGATCCACCACATTTCTCGCAGGAATGATGCTGAAGCCGGTAGGTCGGATGCCACTTCATCTTGGCTCGAACCGCTGTTGAGGTTAATTTCCTCATCCCCAGATCGACCTCCCCATGGGGATGTCAATTCATTTGGTGGACCTTGAAGTGTTAGGCTCATCATCTCTCCATACCAAATTATCCCCAGCTTGAGCAATGCCCGTGCCCTCTTGTCGGACCGACCAGATCACAAACGCCATGATGTTTTCAAAATGCGTGGATTCGAGGGCCGGAAGCAAGCTATGATGGGTCCATTATCCAATATAGTGTCAATATCCTAGGTCAAAGCTTGCGAATGTTTACCGTCTCCTCAATTCGACTTGACGTTTTCGAGATTCTAGTCAACAGACAATGCCATCGTCGTGTCATCTATACATTCGTACAAGGTTTAACCTGTCCATATTTAGACCTCGTCATACGTGACAACAAATTGCTCAAAAGCCTAGTCGACTTCAGCACGGCCAATTGAACCATCATGGCCGCTTCATGGGCTCTTTGAAGCTGTAAAGGAGCTGGTGGTCAAGCGATGTCGTTCACGGCGGTTCTCTCGGCCTTAGCATGCGGCTGACGCATTTACCAGCGCTAGAAGATCCCCTGGTCCCTGAGATCTTAGGGGGATCGCCAAATGCATCGCTCGCTGTGATGGAAAGCATGGACACGAGGTGCTCTGTTGACGTACGCCATGTCGAAGGGACGAAAGCCACAGAGGTTTCACCTGGCTCGTGGCGGGAGAATGTCTTTAGTCTGTTGGAATTGATTTCGATTTCACGGCACTCGTCAACGCCAAGGTGTGTGCCACCTGCATGGCTTGAGCAAGATAGCTGAGGATCAAGGAGTTCGTCGTCGAGGGCTTTTAACAGACCCGCTGGCGGAAGAAGCGAAGCAAGCAATGTGGATCTTGAACATCGGACAGTTTCCCTGTCGGACCGACAACAAGCCAATAAATGCTTTGTAAATTGTCGGCCCGACAATAGGCGAATGGAGTATCGATTTCAAGACCCATCGGTTCCTCTTCCCTGCCGCCAACAAGTCTCAACCCATTTTACGAAACGGTGCGATGCATTCATTGACCTCCAACCTTATTCATGCCACCCATGGCGTCGCCGAACCTCACAGCAGCTCAAACTTCTACCCATGGACAAAGCGTAGTCGAGACGTCCATGTCGGGCCGTGATATCTACCCCAGATTTCCCCGCATGAGGACGTCGACATGTCGGTCCGACGAGCAGTGTTCCGCCTCTCGCAACACGTCGTCCTCCCGAGAATTCACCCGGAGTAAAGAAGAACGGGGACCTGAGCCACAACCTTCTCGTAATTGGATGTGAATATGCTGTGTCAAAATAGTACGGGAATTTCATTCGTAGAGCCGTAATACTCGATTCCGCTGACTCTCACACCGAATCGCCCCCGCCTTGAGTCCACGATGCTGGGGATTTAAGACGAAACGGCCACTGCCCTACCTAAAGGCCAACTCTCATTCTCATTTTCAACCTCTCTTCCATTGTGAACGTTTTCTCTTTCCTCACAGTGTACCAAAAGCTTTCAGTACGGATACCCAAGACCTATTCATTTTACCTGTACTTTTGTTCTTGGTCCTCTCACCCTTTTCAGAGTCACCATGACGGTCATATCTCGTGAGAAAAAGTGGTGGAAAGAGGCCGTCATTTACCAGATCTACCCGGCCTCATTCTGTGACtccaatggcgatggcatCGGTGATTTGCCAGGCATCACATCCAAGCTAGACTACATCGCTAGGTTGGGCGTCAATGTGATTTGGATCTGCCCCATGTACGACAGTCCCCAGATCGACATGGGCTACGATATTTCCAACTATGAGGATGTCTACAGGCCGTACGGCACAGttgaggacatggaagtTCTCATCCGCGAGACACACGCTCGCGGCATGCGAATTATGCTAGATCTCGTCATTAACCACACCTCTGACCAGCACGCTTGGTTCAAGGAATCTCGCTCAAGCAAAGATAACCCCAAGAGAGACTGGTACATCTGGCGACCAGCCAAGTATTCCCCCTCTGGGGAGAGACTGCCTCCTAACAACTGGCGTTCCAactttggtggtggcagcGCGTGGGAGTGGGATGAAGCCACTGGGGAGTATTACTTGCACTTGTTCGCGACGGAGCAGCCTGATTTGAATTGGGAGAACGAGGTTACCAGGAAAGCTATTTACGCATCAGCCATGGAATTCTGGCTCGATCGCGGCGTGGACGGTTTCCGCGTCGACACTGTCAACATGTACAGCAAGCCTGATCTTAGCGACGCACCTATCGTGGATCCTAAGGCCCCCTTCCAGCCCGCAGGTCTATTGTACTGCAATGGGCCCCGGATGCACGAGTTCCTGGGAGAAATGAACGCCATTCTCTCCCGTTATGGGGCCATTACCGTGGGCGAGCTTCCAAACACCCCAGACATGGATAGGGTTCTGCAGTATGTGAGCGCCAAGGCGAAGCAGCTCGATATGGTGTTCCAGTTTGACGTGGTGGACACTGGGTTCGGTAAAACACACAAATACGAAACTACGCCCAAGAATTACACACTGCCCGACTTCAAAGCTGCAGTCGGACGCACTCAGGGACTCATCCGCGGCTCTGATGGCTGGACGACTGTCTTTCTCGAGAACCACGACCAAGCCCGGTCGGTCTCTCGCTTCACCGACGACAGACCTGAGTACCGCGTCCTCGGAGCCAAGATGCTCGCTCTTATGGAGTCTTGTCTCAGTGGTACCCAGTACGTCTACCAAGGTCAGGAAATCGGCTGCGTCAACGTACCGAAAGAGACGTACCCCGTCGAGAACTATCTCGACATCGACAGCTGCCTCTTCATCAAGATGACCAAAGACCTCCACGGCGCCGACAACAAACAGGAACTAGACAAGGCTTTCTCCgctcttcaacatctcgCTCGAGACCATTCCCGCGTACCAATAGCATGGAACGGCAAAGCCAAATACGGCGGTTTCTCAGAGGCAGCCGAAAAAGCAGGCCTGGACGTCAAAGAATCCTGGATGAAGCCCCATCCCCTGGCCGGCGAGATCAACGTCGCGTCGCAGGTCGACGATCCGGACAGCGTGTTCGCATTCTGGCGCAAGATGCTGCGCTTCAGAAGGGAACACGCCGATTTACTGGTGTACAGCGACTTCAGAGATCTGCGGCCCCAGGATATGGAcctgtttgtgtttgtgaaGGAGGATCCTCGGGGGGCTGATAAAGCAGTTGTGATTTTGAACTTTACGacggaggagaagaaggtggtTATGCCGACGGCAGAGGAGCTGGGACTTCAggatgtgaagctggtgcCTGTTATGTCTACGCATGGTGGGAAGATACGGGAGGGTGTGTTGTCGCCTTTTGAGGGACAGGTTTATCTTGCTGGTGCTTGATATTAGATAGAATGATGTGATGACCAATAGATGGTAATGAATGGATTACTTTGTTGTCTGATGTTAGCCTTTGCAGGACAGTGTTCATTTATGGAGCATATATCGCTGGATATGAAGGTGAGATCACGAAATGTTCGCCGTTGAGACAGTTTCTCACGCTGAGCTAGGCATGCCGCACTGTTGCCACACTGAAAGATCTAAGGGGTGACTGTAACATTCTATAAAGCGAGGTGTTATACGCAAGTTATCGACATATGGATGTTGGAGTGGCTCTAGTTACAAATTCTTGAACAGAACTGCAAATTAAGCCCATCGGTTGGTGTCCGTTGTGATCACGCAAGGTGCTGGAGACATCGTTCGTCGAAGAATCAACGTAACATGTCTAAATAGAGCTTTTGTAGTATGTGTACATATAATCATAGGGGAGAGGGTTTTTGAGTGAATCTTTCAAGCCAGGAGTTCTCAAAGGCGTTCGTTTGTGTCAATGTTTCCGATGGTCAAGGCCGTACCGCATAACTGTTGCATACCCGGTCAACTGTAGGAGTCGTTTTGCCATTCTACATTAACTAGAGCACCTTCCACTGTATGACATATCAGCATGAGTGTGTAACGAAATTTGCTGCCAgaaggaccagacggcatgAAGTCCATCGGCCTGGACAACTCACAACTTGGCACATTTCACAATCCTTGGAcaggacttgacattttaCTTTGCAAGTAATACCTCCGTTGTACCATTATTCCGTCATGGGATATTTGCAAGCAGGCCATCTATTTAGCCAGAAGTTGTGCCCATCGCCATAaaccaacttgccaaaatCCAAGTTGAACAACACAAGTCCTCCCAGACTataacaaaacaaaccaccattGCGTAATATTCACAATCTGCCTAATTCCAAAACCCAAGCAcaagcagctcatccatcatcgccaccaacactGACGCGTTTGCATAAACCCAAATCCACTATACCCTCGTAATTAGCACTCAATGCCACGTCGATCACGCCAAGAGCTAATTGCTCCTCCGGCAAACACTTTCCCCCGTCTTATGCCCATCGACGCTATTCGTGCTAAAATTACCGTCGTCTACCGAACCGTCGCAGCAATGTCGTCATGCCCCCCATCCCCAGTCTTGGCACTACCATAATACGACCTCAGACTCTGCGACAACGATCGGCACTCATGCCAGCATATAGCAAAGGGGTCATTCTCGACCTCGTATTTCGCAGATCATGAATTTCAGCTGAATTAGTCGCCTCATAAACAACATAAATACCAACCTCTACCTCTAACCTTTAACCTCTAATCATTCAtcaaatcaccaccaacaatgaagtTCATAATCCCCATCAGCGCCCTCATCGGCACCACCCTCGCCGCACCGCCCGCACAAACCGCCCATCTCACATTCCGCAGCGACCCATCCACCGCGGCATACAAACTCACCATCGTCGCAGACGGCACAACTTCAACCGTGGACAACAACACGCCCATCAGTCTGATCGACGCGCCGGATTATCTGGCCCGGTCGCTCTGCAAGTTCGACACAGTGGACAAGGTTGAGTTTTCGGATACGATTGCCGCGGATAATGTCACGCAGCAGGTTGTTCTGAAGCCGGCGTCTGTGATAAGGAGCGTGACTTGTGAGGGCATGTGTGTCGGTACATATGGTATGTTGAAAGTTGGTAGTGTTGTGGCGTGTTACTGACTGGCATAGGGAACTGTTATGATGATCAGACGGGACAGCCGGTTGGGCCTTGCTGCAATGGTCTTTGTGCGGCGAATCGGTGTCGACCTTGGAATATTGGACAGCATTAAGTTATGTTGAGTCTGTGGTTGCGAAATTTTCGCAGTGTACATTTGTTGGTATATGAACATGTATGTAGTTTTAGGATGAAATGTGACGCGCATTTATACGACGCACCAACCATTCTGTATAATGTGTATTGAGTAGATATCTATATTATTGAGCCGCGATCGCATTATCCAGCCTGTCTAATAACGGTTCACCATCATATCCCAAATAGCCAGTATCCAAATACCCAGATCAAATAAGTATACCCAAATCAAAAATACAATCTTTCGCTAAAACTTCAACCAAGTCCAACTCTGCACGTCAAAAGGTCATCAAATTCATCACAACATTaatccttcttcttcccgccgccaaatccatccatcaacgCAGCCCCCAGTGCTGCCGTCGCAACCTTTGCCCCCTTCGATCCCAACCACGGACTAGGATCTTTGCGGTTCTGCATCGCAGCCTGCGCTCCGGCCGCAAATGCAGTCCTGGCACCCGCCTGCAGGAGAGGATTCTGCCACCAAGCCTGTTTCTTTGCTCcggctgcagctgcagcggGAGCGGGGGCAGATTTGCgtcgagaagaagacgttgCTTTGGTCGTAGGGGCAACGGCGCGATCACGACCACGAGCCGGACTCACATCTCGCTTATGCGAGCGGTCGTGTGATCGTGCCCGCCGATGACTGCGTTTATTCTCATCACTGCCGTACCCGACGGGTGGG is a genomic window containing:
- a CDS encoding sugar porter (SP) family MFS transporter (similar to Coccidioides immitis RS XP_001246350.1) translates to MVSIIKPKGGDQPRRISVDRGNMDISLVHEAAAAAEAEHNMGLFKSIKLYKKACLWSIFLSTCIVMEGFDVVLLNTLFAYPPFQRKFGVEQPDGTYQLTAAWQAGLSNGTLVGQIFGLFVNGIIADRFGYRKTLIGALMGCIAFIFIVFFAESLTQLLIGQMLIGVPWGVFQTLTTTYAAEVCPTHLRAYLTTYVNLCWVMGQFIASGVLRGMVSRDDKWGYKIPFALQWMWPVPLIIGIWLAPESPWWLVRRGRVDDAKKSLARLTARNSGVAFQPDETISMMVHTNEMEKELTAGISYIDLFRGKVNRRRTEIVCVTWMIQTMCGATFMGYSTYFYQQAGMDVANSFSMSLGQYALGAVGTVCSWFLMGRWGRRSLYLGGQIIMCVLLLAIGCTAFAGRENAAAQWAIGSMLLVYTFTYDATVGPVCYSLVAELTSTRLRTKSVVLARNCYNIVGIITNIITPRMLNPSAWNWGAKAGFFWTGTCLICAIWTYFRLPEPKGRTYAELDVLFENEVSARKFASTSVDRFDATGDSSSEKEKSAEVMVERVESDRT
- a CDS encoding maltase (similar to Neosartorya fischeri NRRL 181 XP_001261589.1) — its product is MTVISREKKWWKEAVIYQIYPASFCDSNGDGIGDLPGITSKLDYIARLGVNVIWICPMYDSPQIDMGYDISNYEDVYRPYGTVEDMEVLIRETHARGMRIMLDLVINHTSDQHAWFKESRSSKDNPKRDWYIWRPAKYSPSGERLPPNNWRSNFGGGSAWEWDEATGEYYLHLFATEQPDLNWENEVTRKAIYASAMEFWLDRGVDGFRVDTVNMYSKPDLSDAPIVDPKAPFQPAGLLYCNGPRMHEFLGEMNAILSRYGAITVGELPNTPDMDRVLQYVSAKAKQLDMVFQFDVVDTGFGKTHKYETTPKNYTLPDFKAAVGRTQGLIRGSDGWTTVFLENHDQARSVSRFTDDRPEYRVLGAKMLALMESCLSGTQYVYQGQEIGCVNVPKETYPVENYLDIDSCLFIKMTKDLHGADNKQELDKAFSALQHLARDHSRVPIAWNGKAKYGGFSEAAEKAGLDVKESWMKPHPLAGEINVASQVDDPDSVFAFWRKMLRFRREHADLLVYSDFRDLRPQDMDLFVFVKEDPRGADKAVVILNFTTEEKKVVMPTAEELGLQDVKLVPVMSTHGGKIREGVLSPFEGQVYLAGA